In the Octadecabacter sp. SW4 genome, one interval contains:
- a CDS encoding TAXI family TRAP transporter solute-binding subunit, producing MFNSFKNVTGAIMLAVLGVAASAEELRIGTASLGGAFYPMGQSIANIVNKYAGDDISMVPIVTGGSVQNPNLIASGEVEIAITNNNLAVLATRGAGPYSAAGPIDIGAVAALHPSVLHMVVLADSDIRSIEDLRGKSVAVGPAGGGTLGFVNFLFPLHGMTIDDITPSFVSYSDGFSQLTDGTVDAALALSGYPAGAVMQASAGADLRFISFSEGMLDAALEANDAYLAVDLGADVYGMEEGGTLIGVNNMLVAPNSLDAATVQAVTAAIFDNLEEFQAENAYARQIDPAMTQQLSIPLHAGAQAYFDAQ from the coding sequence ATGTTTAACTCATTCAAGAACGTCACCGGCGCGATCATGCTTGCCGTGCTGGGGGTAGCTGCATCCGCCGAAGAACTGCGCATTGGAACCGCATCGCTGGGCGGCGCGTTTTATCCGATGGGCCAAAGCATCGCGAATATCGTGAACAAATATGCTGGTGACGACATCTCGATGGTGCCGATCGTCACGGGCGGTTCTGTTCAGAACCCGAATTTGATCGCCAGCGGCGAAGTTGAAATCGCCATCACGAACAACAACCTCGCTGTTCTGGCGACCCGCGGCGCGGGCCCCTACAGCGCCGCGGGTCCCATCGATATCGGCGCAGTCGCCGCGTTGCACCCGTCTGTCTTGCATATGGTTGTGCTGGCCGACAGCGACATTCGTTCCATCGAAGACCTGCGCGGCAAAAGCGTTGCCGTAGGACCAGCGGGGGGTGGCACACTGGGCTTTGTGAACTTCCTGTTCCCGCTGCACGGCATGACGATCGACGACATCACGCCAAGTTTCGTGTCTTATTCGGACGGCTTTAGCCAGCTGACCGACGGAACCGTCGATGCGGCTCTTGCCCTGTCCGGCTATCCGGCTGGTGCTGTCATGCAAGCTTCGGCTGGCGCGGATCTGCGGTTTATCAGTTTCTCCGAAGGGATGCTGGATGCCGCACTTGAAGCGAATGATGCCTATTTGGCCGTGGACCTTGGGGCTGATGTCTATGGCATGGAAGAAGGTGGCACGCTGATTGGTGTGAATAACATGCTTGTTGCACCAAACAGCCTTGACGCGGCGACGGTTCAGGCTGTCACGGCAGCAATCTTTGATAACCTTGAAGAGTTCCAAGCAGAAAATGCCTATGCGCGCCAGATCGATCCAGCGATGACGCAACAGCTCTCTATCCCGCTTCACGCTGGCGCGCAGGCCTATTTCGACGCGCAATAA